Within Hydrogenophaga sp. PAMC20947, the genomic segment CAAGCGCGAAGCGAACTCGCCGCGGTCCACATAACAACCCTGCAGATGCCGAAGCCCCGAGGCGGGATCAAAGGCATCGCGCCCGTGCAGAACGCGCCTGTTGTCAAACACAACCATTTCACCGGCCTTCAGCTTGAGCACCAAGCGGTATTTTTCATCCCGGGTCTTCGCCATGTACGCGCGGTAAGCCTGGTAAAAAACCGACATGATTTCGGCTGGCATGTCAAAGATGCCCGCCAGGTGGGCGTTGTAGCGGATCTCGATCACCTCACCGGCTCCATCCAGCGTGATCACGGGCTTGTACACCTGAATGTCGGCCTCTGCATCGTGGAACCGAAACGGTATGGGCACCTCACACAGCAGGCGAAAGGCGTCCGGATCTTCAACCCGCAGGTCTTCTGCCATGGCAAAACCGTCCGCAAACACCGAGCCGCCACCCGTTGACTCGTTGGCCAGACAATGCAGGAACTGGTACCCCGGCGGAACCTCCTGGTTGGGCAAATCCGTGTGCAAAGGCAAGGCGATGGCGGTGTAGGCCAGGTTGTTCGGTTCAGGCTTGTTGATCACCTCAAACGTGGTGCCGAAGTTGGTTTTCCTCAGGAACCCCACCCGTTCGGC encodes:
- a CDS encoding TauD/TfdA family dioxygenase is translated as MTEHDLSVRADTLLVTWADKTSTPFPTIWLRDNCPSGLHPQTRERVLDLLALDDAPVLCAAQLEAGCAVLSYADGHVSRMPLPLLSANRPGQQAADPAAIAAQLWRSDLGASGLPRCPAAPLMVDDPALNAWMQATAAFGLSIVEGLENRVGAGIDVAERVGFLRKTNFGTTFEVINKPEPNNLAYTAIALPLHTDLPNQEVPPGYQFLHCLANESTGGGSVFADGFAMAEDLRVEDPDAFRLLCEVPIPFRFHDAEADIQVYKPVITLDGAGEVIEIRYNAHLAGIFDMPAEIMSVFYQAYRAYMAKTRDEKYRLVLKLKAGEMVVFDNRRVLHGRDAFDPASGLRHLQGCYVDRGEFASRLRLLSQAKGLARS